From Salinicola endophyticus:
CCGCCCTCGATGCCCACCGCCCGCTCGCGGTGGTGGGAACGATCAACGCTTACAGTGCCATGATGGCCCAGGCCGTGGGACATCAGGCCATCTATCTGTCCGGTGGTGGCGTCGCCAATGCCTCGTTCGGACTGCCCGATCTGGGCATGACGACGCTCAATGACGTCGCCGAGGACGCCCGGCGCATCACCGGCGCCAGCGACCTGCCGCTGCTGGTGGATATCGATACCGGCTGGGGTGGGGCTTTCAACATTGCCCGGACCATCAAGGAGATGGAGCGGGCCGGCGTAGCCGCGGTGCATCTCGAGGATCAGGTGGCGCAGAAGCGCTGCGGGCATCGCCCCAACAAGGAGATCGTCTCCCAGAGTGAGATGGTCGATCGTATCAAGTCGGCGGTAGATGCGCGTCAGGATGCGGCTTTCTATCTCATCGCGCGCACCGACGCCTTTCAGAAGGAGGGGCTGGCGGCTGCGATCGAGCGTGCCAATGCCTGCGTCGAGGCAGGGGCGGATGCGATCTTCGCCGAAGCGGTGCATACGCTGGATGACTACCGTGCTTTCTGTGAGGGCGTCGATGCGCCGATCCTGGCCAATATCACCGAATTCGGTGCCACCCCACTGTTCACCCAGCAGGAGCTGGGCGAGGTGGGGTGTCGCCTGGTGCTCTATCCGCTGTCGGCGTTCCGCGCCATGAATGCCGCGGCGCTCAAGGTCTATCAGGATATCCACGCCAAGGGGCATCAGCGTGACGTGGTCGACATGATGCAGACCCGCGAGGAACTTTACGGCTTCCTCGATTACCACACTTATGAGCGCAAGCTCGATGCCCTGTTCGACAAAGGGAATGCCGAATAGCTCGATGGGCGCGCCGTGTCCGCGCGGCTATGGAGACAGCGTTCCCCAACGCACGCAAGACGAAGGCCGCGGCCGAGCGGCGGGAGACTTTCATGGCGGAAACGATCAAGAGTACTGGACTGCGCGGGCAGAGCGCCGGCAATACGGAAATCTGCACGGTGGGCAAGAGTGGTTCGGGCCTGACCTATCGCGGCTATGACATCCAGGAGCTGGCGGAGAAGGCGCGCTTCGAGGAGGTCGCCTATCTGCTGCTCAAGGGCGAACTGCCGACACGCCAGGAACTGGACGACTACATCTCGCGCCTGCAGCGGTCGCGTGGGCTTCCCGAGGCGCTGAAGAAGGTGCTGGAGCAGATACCTTCCGATGCCCATCCGATGGACGTGCTGCGTACCGGCACCTCGATGCTGGGCAACCTCGAGACCGAGCAGCGACTGGAAGAGCAGCAAGCGCACGCCGACCGTTTACTGGCGGTGATGCCCTCGATGCTCAACTACTGGTATCGCTATTCGCACTTCGGTGAGCGGATCGAGACTGAGACCGACGATACCTCCGTGGGCGGGCACTTCCTCCACCTGCTGCATGGCAAGCCTGCCTCCGAGCTGCACGCGCGGGTGATGAACGTCTCGCTGATTCTCTATGCCGAGCACGAGTTCAACGCTTCGACCTTCACCGCGCGGGTCTGTGCCTCTACGCTCTCCGATCTGCACAGCTGCGTCACCGGCGCGATCGGTTCGTTGCGTGGTCCGCTCCATGGGGGCGCCAACGAGGCCGCGATGGAGATGATCAGCCGCTGGTCGTCGCCCGACGAAGCCGAACGGCAGATCCTCGGCATGCTCGAGCGTAAGGACAAGATCATGGGCTTCGGCCATGCCATCTACCGTGAATCCGATCCGCGCAGCCCGATCATTCAGGCCTGGGCGCGCCAGCTCGCCGAGGATGTCGGCGATACCCACCTCTACGCGGTGTCCGAGCGGGTCGACGCGGTGATGTGGCGGGAGAAGAAGCTCTTCCCCAACGCCGATTTCTACCACGCCAGCGCTTACCACTTCATGGGTATCCCGACCAAGCTGTTCACCCCGATCTTCGTCTGCTCGCGGCTGACCGGGTGGTGCGCGCACGTCTTCGAGCAGCGTGCCAATAACCGCATCATCCGCCCGAGTGCCGATTATGTCGGCCCCGAGAAGCGCGCCTGGGTCCCCCTCGAGCAGCGCTGAGACGCTGCCTGCCAACTGATCTTCGAGGCGGCGCGTCGACGTCGCCCCCTCTCTCCTAGACGAGGACGCCACTGCATGAGTGCCAATGTCGATCTCAACCAGCGCCCGGATTACGATCCCGAACTGCAGGCCATCGCGGACTATGTGCTCGACTATCGGGTAGAGAGCCGTGAAGCGCTGGATACCGCGCGCAATTGCCTGATGGATACCCTGGGTTGTGGCCTGCTGGCGTTGCGCTTCCCCGAATGCACCAAACATCTGGGGCCGCTGGTCGAAGGCACGATAGTGCCCAACGGTGCGCGGGTGCCCGGGACTCGGCTGACGCTCGACCCGGTCAAGGCGGCCTGGGATATTGGCTGCATCATCCGCTGGCTCGATTACAACGACACCTGGCTGGCAGCGGAGTGGGGCCATCCCTCGGACAATCTGGGGGGCATTCTGGCGGTGACGGACTCGCTCTCGCAGGTGCGCCTGGCACGAGGGGAGACGCCGCTGACCATGCGTGACGTGCTGGAAGCCATGATCATGGCGCACGAGATTCAGGGCGTGCTGGCGCTGGAGAACTCGTTCAATCGTGTCGGGCTCGACCATGTGGTCCTGGTGAAAGTGGCCTCTACCGCAGTGGTGGCCAAGCTGATGGGTGCCGATCGCGAGCAGCTGCTGGCGGCCCTGTCGCACGCCTTCGTCGATGGCCAGAGCTTGCGTACCTATCGCCATGCGCCCAATGCCGGTTCACGCAAGAGCTGGGCGGCGGGGGATGCCACCTCGCGAGCCGTACGTCTGGCCGACATCGCGATGCGTGGTGAAATGGGCATCCCCGGTGTGCTCTCGGCGCCGCAGTGGGGCTTCTATGATGTCCTCTTCAGCAAGACCAACAAGGATCAGGCGCTCAAGCCCGAAGCGGAGCGCCGCTTCCGGGTCAGCCAGGCGTACGGCAGCTACGTCATGGAGAACGTGCTATTCAAGATCAGCTTCCCCGCGGAGTTCCACGCCCAGACCGCCGCCGAGGCCGCGGTGACGCTGCACCCGCAAGTGCGTGATCGTCTCGACGAGATCGAGCGTATTGTCGTCACCACCCACGAGTCGGCGATCCGTATCATCTCCAAGGAGGGTGAGCTGGCCAACCCGGCCGACCGCGATCACTGCCTGCAGTACATGATTGCGGTGCCGCTGGCGTTCGGTGACCTGATCGCCGAGCACTACGAGGACGATTTTCACCGGGCGCATCCGATCATCGACGAGCTGCGCGAGAAGATGACGATCCAGGAAGAGCCGCGCTACACCCGTGAGTACCTGGAGGCTGACAAGCGCTCCATCGCCAACGCGATCCAGGTCTTCTTCAAGGATGGTTCGCACACCGAGCAAGTGGCGGTCGAATATCCGATCGGTCATCGTCGCCGCCGCGAGGCTGGGATCCCGCTGCTCGAGAAGAAGTTCCAGCGCAACCTAGCCACGCGCTTCCCGGCCGCACGCTGCGATGCCATCTTCAGCCTGTGCAAGGATCAGACGGCGCTCGAATCGACCTCGGTTGCCGCCTTCATGGATCTCTGGGTCATCTGAAGCCGCGATCTGCCGGGGCGTAACGGCGCCTCGGTTTCCTCAGAGTCGATGACAGCTTGATGAAGCCGGCGACATTTTTTGGCGTCAGGGGTTGTCACGCGACGCCACGCGCCGTAAAGTACACACCGCTGACGCCGAGACAGGTTCTCGGGGTTGGTGGAAAAGCTAGCTAAGCTGTTGAAAAGATTGAAAAAAATCGATTGACACTTAGCCGCGGAGGTAGCAGAATACGCGCCTCGCTTTTCCAGGATCGGTTCTCAGGCGGCAACGTGAACCGGGCAAGGGTCGACAAGAAAGACGTTGACATCTTCGCCAAGATCCTTAAAATACGCCTCTCCTTACGGCGACCCAGAAAGCAAGCGCTGACAAGCACTTGAGTCACTTTCGGGTCACGGCAGAAGGCTCGACACTCTGCGTGAG
This genomic window contains:
- the prpB gene encoding methylisocitrate lyase, yielding MSQSTPGARFRAALDAHRPLAVVGTINAYSAMMAQAVGHQAIYLSGGGVANASFGLPDLGMTTLNDVAEDARRITGASDLPLLVDIDTGWGGAFNIARTIKEMERAGVAAVHLEDQVAQKRCGHRPNKEIVSQSEMVDRIKSAVDARQDAAFYLIARTDAFQKEGLAAAIERANACVEAGADAIFAEAVHTLDDYRAFCEGVDAPILANITEFGATPLFTQQELGEVGCRLVLYPLSAFRAMNAAALKVYQDIHAKGHQRDVVDMMQTREELYGFLDYHTYERKLDALFDKGNAE
- the prpD gene encoding 2-methylcitrate dehydratase, with the protein product MSANVDLNQRPDYDPELQAIADYVLDYRVESREALDTARNCLMDTLGCGLLALRFPECTKHLGPLVEGTIVPNGARVPGTRLTLDPVKAAWDIGCIIRWLDYNDTWLAAEWGHPSDNLGGILAVTDSLSQVRLARGETPLTMRDVLEAMIMAHEIQGVLALENSFNRVGLDHVVLVKVASTAVVAKLMGADREQLLAALSHAFVDGQSLRTYRHAPNAGSRKSWAAGDATSRAVRLADIAMRGEMGIPGVLSAPQWGFYDVLFSKTNKDQALKPEAERRFRVSQAYGSYVMENVLFKISFPAEFHAQTAAEAAVTLHPQVRDRLDEIERIVVTTHESAIRIISKEGELANPADRDHCLQYMIAVPLAFGDLIAEHYEDDFHRAHPIIDELREKMTIQEEPRYTREYLEADKRSIANAIQVFFKDGSHTEQVAVEYPIGHRRRREAGIPLLEKKFQRNLATRFPAARCDAIFSLCKDQTALESTSVAAFMDLWVI
- the prpC gene encoding 2-methylcitrate synthase, with the translated sequence MAETIKSTGLRGQSAGNTEICTVGKSGSGLTYRGYDIQELAEKARFEEVAYLLLKGELPTRQELDDYISRLQRSRGLPEALKKVLEQIPSDAHPMDVLRTGTSMLGNLETEQRLEEQQAHADRLLAVMPSMLNYWYRYSHFGERIETETDDTSVGGHFLHLLHGKPASELHARVMNVSLILYAEHEFNASTFTARVCASTLSDLHSCVTGAIGSLRGPLHGGANEAAMEMISRWSSPDEAERQILGMLERKDKIMGFGHAIYRESDPRSPIIQAWARQLAEDVGDTHLYAVSERVDAVMWREKKLFPNADFYHASAYHFMGIPTKLFTPIFVCSRLTGWCAHVFEQRANNRIIRPSADYVGPEKRAWVPLEQR